The Deinococcus sp. AJ005 genome includes a window with the following:
- a CDS encoding heme-copper oxidase subunit III: MSSKPSSIPLIPSVSQSLDVSALPLPPEHMDASPRSNGFWGMAVFLVTDTVIFLLLLVANIYLRRYSQGPAQGALDPGTTIWFSLGLWASSGALVLADSFRKQAKVSGLLYLLTAALGFVFLYGQAQEYLKLNAQGATVDADLFFTGFYTLTGLHGLHVAFGALALLVTGVLRFRGLLDGRREGFTAALGLYWHFVDAVWVVLFLLLYVWGGP; this comes from the coding sequence ATGAGCAGTAAGCCGTCCTCCATCCCACTGATTCCCAGCGTGTCGCAATCCCTGGATGTGTCGGCCCTGCCGCTGCCGCCCGAACATATGGACGCCAGTCCCCGCAGCAACGGCTTCTGGGGCATGGCGGTGTTTCTGGTGACGGACACGGTCATTTTCCTGCTGCTGCTGGTGGCGAACATCTACCTGCGGCGCTACTCGCAGGGGCCAGCACAGGGCGCGTTGGACCCCGGCACGACGATCTGGTTCAGCCTGGGGTTGTGGGCTTCTAGCGGCGCGCTGGTGCTGGCCGACTCCTTCAGGAAGCAGGCGAAAGTCTCTGGCCTTCTGTATCTGCTCACCGCCGCGCTGGGCTTCGTCTTTTTGTACGGTCAGGCGCAGGAATACCTCAAATTGAACGCGCAGGGCGCGACGGTGGACGCCGATCTGTTCTTCACGGGCTTCTACACCCTGACCGGGTTGCACGGTTTGCATGTTGCCTTCGGTGCGCTGGCCCTGCTGGTGACGGGCGTGCTGCGCTTCCGGGGTCTGCTGGATGGGCGGCGCGAGGGCTTCACGGCGGCGTTGGGCCTGTACTGGCATTTTGTGGACGCGGTGTGGGTGGTGCTGTTTTTGCTGCTGTACGTGTGGGGGGGGCCATGA
- a CDS encoding cytochrome c oxidase assembly protein gives MRRVCLIGALVAVLSAALFYASGMGMRPGSFSLHMGAHLLLSLGAAPLLILAFPMWRPHISGPLAFLALNVVTYGVHLPAVYTRLMTPGGMLIESLLFLGAGLLFWARVARGGLGAALLLLAQMAACALLGAAITFSRDAYAMTLPDDTALGGVLMWVVGGFVVMAAAFYHFMLVLKTAETRNEQTV, from the coding sequence ATGAGGCGGGTATGTCTGATCGGCGCGTTGGTTGCCGTCCTCAGCGCCGCGCTGTTCTACGCCTCCGGCATGGGCATGCGCCCTGGCAGTTTCAGCCTGCATATGGGCGCACATCTGCTTCTCTCGCTGGGGGCCGCGCCTCTGCTGATTCTGGCGTTTCCGATGTGGCGTCCGCACATCAGCGGACCACTGGCGTTTCTGGCCCTCAACGTCGTGACGTATGGCGTCCATCTTCCCGCCGTCTACACACGGCTGATGACCCCTGGCGGAATGCTGATTGAAAGCCTGCTGTTTCTGGGCGCGGGCCTGCTGTTCTGGGCGCGGGTGGCGCGGGGCGGGTTGGGCGCGGCATTGCTGCTGCTGGCCCAGATGGCCGCCTGTGCGCTGCTGGGCGCGGCCATTACCTTCAGCCGCGACGCCTACGCCATGACCCTTCCCGACGACACCGCGCTGGGCGGCGTGCTGATGTGGGTGGTGGGCGGCTTTGTGGTGATGGCGGCGGCGTTCTACCACTTCATGCTGGTGTTGAAAACTGCGGAGACGAGAAATGAACAGACTGTCTAA
- a CDS encoding ubiquinol-cytochrome c reductase iron-sulfur subunit — protein MSDTHASSDTAGQDDTQEPSRRKLLIGLSLGSGVLAAAAAGYPIAKAVLDPAFQKGGRGDWQTVGQLTDFPLWKTVLVTFIRPGARSFGGDIKKDTAYLTRRPGDWLALHNVCMHLGCPVRHQEGSGLYFCPCHGGVYNAEGINVAGPPRIPLQRIGVRVEGQDVQLQSAAMPLPTLTWPGGDS, from the coding sequence ATGAGCGACACGCACGCCAGTTCTGACACGGCAGGTCAGGACGACACGCAGGAACCCTCCCGCCGCAAGCTGCTCATTGGCCTCAGCCTGGGATCTGGGGTGCTGGCCGCCGCCGCAGCGGGCTATCCGATAGCGAAGGCTGTGCTTGATCCCGCTTTTCAGAAGGGGGGCCGGGGCGACTGGCAGACGGTGGGCCAATTGACCGACTTTCCCCTTTGGAAAACGGTGCTGGTCACATTCATCCGGCCCGGCGCGCGCAGTTTCGGCGGCGATATTAAGAAAGACACCGCTTACCTGACCCGGCGGCCCGGCGACTGGCTGGCGCTGCACAACGTCTGTATGCATCTGGGTTGCCCAGTGCGCCATCAGGAGGGGTCCGGGCTGTACTTCTGCCCCTGTCACGGCGGGGTTTACAACGCGGAGGGCATCAACGTGGCCGGGCCGCCGCGCATTCCGCTGCAGCGGATAGGGGTGCGCGTGGAAGGTCAGGACGTGCAACTCCAGAGCGCCGCCATGCCGTTGCCCACGCTGACGTGGCCGGGCGGTGACTCGTGA